Part of the Cellulomonas hominis genome, GCGGTGTTCGTGCAGAAGTACCTGCTGAACCCGGAGCTCGCGGAGGTCGGCGCCCCCTGCTCGAACGGCGTGGGCGTCCCGGCGTGACCTCGCCCGACGCGCCCGACGCGCCCGGCACCGCCCCCGCGGCGGGCCGGGGGCACGGGCGCGCGGTGCTCGCGGTCGTCGTCGTGGCCGCGCTGGCCCTCGGCGCCCTGGCCGGCGCGCTGCTCGCCCGGCAGCCGACGCTCACCGCCGCCGCCGAGGGCTCGGTGGACGCGGGGTTCGCCCGGGACATGCAGGCGCACCACGCGCAGGCCGTCGAGCTCGCGGTGCTGGTCCGGGACCGCAGCACCGACGAGGAGGTGCGGACCGTCGCCCTGGACATCCTGCTCACCCAGCAGAACCAGATCGGCCAGATGGCGGGCTGGCTGTCCACGTGGGGGCTGCCGGCCGCCGCATCGGACGCGCCGATGGCGTGGATGGCCGGCGAGGAGCACGCCCACACCGCCGGCGCCGCGGACCCCGACGCCCCCGCCGGCTACGCCGCGATGCCCGGGTGGGTGTCCCGGGAGGACCTCGCGCGGCTCACCGCCGCCGACGGCGCCGAGGCCGACCGGCTGTTCCTCGAGCTGATGATCCCGCACCACGAGGGCGGCGTGGCGATGGCCGGGTACGCCGTCGAGCACGCCCGCCGGCCCCAGGTCGTCGCCCTGGCCCGGAACATCGTGACGTCGCAGGAGCGCGAGCTGATTGCGCTGCACGCGATGCTCGACGCGCGCGGCGGTCCGCTGCCCGCGCCCTGACCCGCCCGCTCAGTCGCCGCCGCGCAGCTCCAGGCTGATCTGGTCGGCGTCGAGCACCTTGAGCGCCTCGGTGAGCGCCCCCGACGAGGCGGTGCCGAGGTCCCGGACCCGCAGCAGCGCCTCCCGCTGCGCGGTGAGCGTCGCGAGGCGCAGCTCCCGCACCTGGGCCGCGGCCGACGCGCGGTCCGCCTCGGCGGCCTCGTCCTCGTCGACCTCCTCGCCCTGGCGCGCGGCGATCCGGCGGGCCTTGTCCAGCACCGCCGGGTCGTACGGGGTGCCGTCCGCGCGCCGCAGGTCCGGGTCGCTCAGCAGGTCCGCCGCCGCGCGCGCCATCTCGACCACGAGCCGCTCCACGTCGGCCCGCTCGTCGGCGCCGTCCCGGGACAGCCCCAGCCGGCGCACCACCCAGGCGAGCGTGCCGCCCTGCGCCAGCAGCGTCCCCGCCGCGACGCCGAACGCGACCAGCACGAGCAGCGCCCGGTGCGGGGTCTCGCGCGGCAGCGACTGGGCGGCGGCCAGCGTGACGACGCCGCGCATCCCGGCCCACACCAGCACGGCGCCCTCGCGCGGCCCGAGCGGCTCGGCCTGCAGGTAGTCGATGTCCGCGATCCGCCGGATGATCCGGGTGCGGAGCCGGGAGGTGCGGTGCTCGACGCTGTCGTCGCGGCCCACCGCCGGGCGGCGGCGCGGGACGCCGCGCAGCGTCCGGCGCCGCGTGCGCGGGTCGTCGACCGCGCCGGACGGCGGCGCGCCGGGGACGCGCAGCCGGGC contains:
- a CDS encoding DUF305 domain-containing protein; protein product: MTSPDAPDAPGTAPAAGRGHGRAVLAVVVVAALALGALAGALLARQPTLTAAAEGSVDAGFARDMQAHHAQAVELAVLVRDRSTDEEVRTVALDILLTQQNQIGQMAGWLSTWGLPAAASDAPMAWMAGEEHAHTAGAADPDAPAGYAAMPGWVSREDLARLTAADGAEADRLFLELMIPHHEGGVAMAGYAVEHARRPQVVALARNIVTSQERELIALHAMLDARGGPLPAP